A region from the Benincasa hispida cultivar B227 chromosome 8, ASM972705v1, whole genome shotgun sequence genome encodes:
- the LOC120084018 gene encoding berberine bridge enzyme-like 8 translates to MLCLRRVHLFLLFFVSLIWLCSSSDSLQERFLECFNSTSYSKHSIPISEVVFTNESASFSSLLQLSIRNLRFLTTTMPKPLFLVTPFHESHVQAAIVCARKKGLQVRVRSGGHDYEGLSYVSSQAPFIVIDLINLHSITIDIETETTSVETGATLGELYYKIAEKSPIHGFPAGSCPTVGVGGHVSGGGFGTLFRKYGLAADNVIDAKIVDFNGRIMDRNSMGEDLFWAIRGGGGASFGVILSWKLKLVSVPSIVTVFNVQRTLEQGATHLFQKWQTIAHKLDQDIFLHVTTKVITNFSSKKTIRLSFTSLFLGPIERLIPIMKTHFSELGLKRNDCTEMSWIQSVLFFADFSIETPLEVLMERSSPPISDAFFTAKSDYVTSPISQNGLEGLWTKLLEEEKSELILTPYGGKMSQISESQTPFPHRRGSIFGIQYLATWDNANETEKHLSWIREVYTYMEPYVSKSPRAAYLNYRDLDLGRNYRKNTSYEEAKVWGLKYFSDNFERLVRVKTKVDPLNFFWNEQSIPLLYHYEDDTRISKVHSGLDFEIVQER, encoded by the exons ATGCTTTGCTTGAGGAGAGTTcatctctttcttctcttttttgtttctttgattTGGTTATGTTCTTCTTCTGATTCTCTTCAAGAAAGGTTTTTGGAGTGCTTCAATTCTACATCTTATTCAAAGCATTCAATTCCAATTTCTGAAGTGGTTTTCACAAACGAAAGTGCTTCTTTCTCCTCTCTCCTGCAGCTTTCCATTAGAAATCTTAGATTTCTCACCACTACCATGCCTAAACCACTGTTTTTGGTGACCCCATTTCATGAATCCCATGTCCAAGCAGCCATTGTTTGTGCTAGGAAGAAGGGTTTGCAAGTTCGAGTACGAAGTGGAGGACATGACTACGAAG GTCTCTCTTATGTATCATCACAAGCTCCATTCATCGTAATTGATCTCATCAACCTTCACTCCATAACTATTGACATCGAAACCGAAACAACCTCAGTCGAAACCGGTGCCACACTCGGTGAGTTATACTACAAAATTGCAGAGAAAAGCCCCATCCATGGCTTTCCAGCAGGAAGCTGCCCCACAGTGGGAGTGGGAGGGCATGTAAGTGGAGGAGGCTTTGGAACCCTTTTCAGAAAATATGGTCTTGCAGCTGATAATGTAATTGATGCTAAAATTGTTGACTTTAATGGAAGAATTATGGATAGAAACTCCATGGGAGAAGACCTTTTTTGGGCCATTAGAGGAGGTGGAGGAGCAAGCTTTGGAGTTATTTTATCATGGAAACTCAAACTAGTTTCTGTTCCTTCAATTGTCACTGTCTTCAATGTGCAAAGAACTCTAGAACAAGGAGCAACTCACCTTTTCCAAAAATGGCAAACAATTGCTCACAAACTTGATCAAGATATTTTCCTTCATGTCACTACAAAAGTAATTACCAATTTTAGTTCCAAAAAAACAATTAGACTTTCATTTACATCATTGTTTCTTGGACCAATTGAAAGGCTTATCCCAATAATGAAGACTCATTTTTCAGAATTGGGATTGAAGAGAAATGATTGCACTGAAATGAGTTGGATTCAATCAGTTCTGTTCTTTGCTGACTTCTCAATAGAAACCCCACTTGAAGTTTTGATGGAAAGATCATCACCTCCAATTTCTGATGCATTTTTCACAGCAAAGTCTGATTATGTTACATCACCAATTTCACAAAATGGGTTGGAAGGGCTTTGGACTAAGCTTCTAGAGGAAGAAAAATCTGAATTGATTTTGACACCATATGGAGGAAAAATGAGCCAAATTTCTGAATCACAAACCCCTTTTCCACATAGAAGAGGGAGCATTTTTGGAATTCAATATTTGGCAACTTGGGATAATGCTAATGAAACTGAGAAGCATTTGAGTTGGATAAGGGAGGTTTACACTTATATGGAACCCTATGTTTCCAAGTCTCCAAGAGCTGCTTATTTGAATTATAGGGATCTTGATTTGGGAAGAAACTATAGGAAAAATACAAGCTATGAGGAGGCAAAAGTGTGGGGTTTGAAGTATTTTAGTGATAATTTTGAGAGATTAGTGAGGGTGAAGACCAAAGTTGATCCTTTAAACTTCTTTTGGAATGAACAGAGCATTCCCCTTCTCTATCATTATGAAGATGACACAAGAATTTCAAAGGTTCACTCAGGCTTGGACTTTGAAATTGttcaagaaagatga